In the genome of Nonomuraea sp. NBC_00507, the window AGGCCAGCCAGGCTGCCAGCACTGCCGAGGCGGCGGTGGGCAGGATGGCCAGCCAAGCCGCCCGGGCATTCGCACGCTGCCCGTCGGTTGCCGCGGTCTGGGGGGCAGTGTCGCTTCCGCTGCCATGGGGCGGCGGGTGAATGGCGGCTGGGCGCGGCGGGTGAATGGCGGCGGCTGGGCGTCGGCGGGGCCAGCGTGAAAGCAGCAGGCCCGCGAAGGCGGCCAGGAAGGGCAGGAGGACGGCCAGCAGGGGGAAGGTCGTCATCGCCGGCCACCTCGCTTCACCGGCTGCTCGCTTCCGTGGCCGTCCTGGGCGTCTCCCTGAGGGCCTCGGTGCTCCCGGGGCTCCGGCGCGTCGGCTGTGCTGTCGCCATCGGAGTCAGGGGCGCCGTGGGACGGCTGTGCTGTGGGAGTGAGCGTGGGGTCGGGCCTATCCCCCGGGAGGCTCGCCTGAGCGCGTGCCGGTGCCGTCAGGCCGTCTGTCGTGGCTTCGGTGGGTGGAGAGGCTGGCGCGGCTTCCGTGGGCAAAGAGGCAGACGTGGTGATGAGGGCCGGAGGGTCGTCGGGGGGCTCGGCGAGGTCGCGGAGGTGGTCGATGTCGACCGTGCGGCGGTTGCGGTAGAGGGCGAGGACGATCGCGAGGCCCAAGCCCACTTCGGCGGCCGCGATGACGATGACGAAGAGGGTGAGCACCTGGCCGCTGTGCAGGCGGTCACGGAGCCATACGTCGAACGCCACCAGGTTGAGGTTGACGGCGTTGAGCATCAACTCGACCGACATCAGCACGAGGATCGTGTTGCGGCGGGCGAGCACGCCGTAGACGCCGATGGAGAAGAGGAGAGCGGAGACGACTGCCGGGTAGACGATATGCACTAATGACCCCCGGTTTGATCGGGTGCCGAGCTACCGCCGGTCTGACGGCGTCCCGAATTTCCCGCGGAATCGCCTGTTTGGTCTGGTGGTGAGCCGCCGGGGATGTCCGTACGGGACAGCACGATGGCGCCGATCAGCGCGGCGAGCAGCAGCACGGACAGGGCCTCGAAGGGCAGCACCCAGGTCGCGAATATGCTTGCGCCCAATTCCTTGGCGGCGCCCGGGCCGGGTGTCAGCGGTGTGTACGCCGTGCGGAATCCGTCGATCACCACCGTGACCAGGATCGCGGCCGTCGCCAGCGCCACAAGGGCAGAGACGAGCCGGTTGCCGCTGTCGAGGTCCGCGGAGCGGCCGATGGGGGCTCGGGTGAGCATGATGCCGAACAACAGCAGCACGACCACCGCGCCCACGTAGATCAGCACCTGGACCCAGGCCACGAACTCGGCCGTCAGCACCAGGTAACAACCCGCCAGGGCCCCGAAGCACACCACGAGCCAGAGGGCCGCGTGGACCAGTTGCCTGGTCGTGACGACAAGCAGCGCCGATCCAACCGCTACCGCACCCAGCAGCAAGAACACTATTTCTTGCCCGGTGGGTGACAGGTAGGAGGGCACCGCTTCGGTCACGACTCCTCCTCGGACTCCCTTGTTTCGTCAGGGCCGAGCCGTCCGGGCGGGCGGATGGACCGTGGGTCGGCCATCTTGCGCCTGCGGGGGCTCGCGGCAGAAGTCTGCTCCTCCGGCTCGGGCCGTGGTTGCGGATCGGCCGAGGCTGTGGACAACTTTTCTGCGGTTGCATCGCCTGTGGATGAAGCCGGTCCCTGGGACTGCTCTTCAGCCTCGCCCGTGACGTGCTCTCCAGCCTCGCCCGTGACGTGCCCTCCAGCCTCGCCCGTGACGGCCTCGCCCTCGGAGCGGTCGGGGAGAGCGCCGGGTGGTCTGATTCCGCGTACGTTCGACATCGGCCGGCGTTCGCGCTGAGGCCTGCCTGTGGGGCCTGCTGGCGTTTGCGGGCCCTCGCCGGGCGCGTTCGTCGTCGGTTTCGCCTCTTGCGCGTGGGCCGTGGGG includes:
- a CDS encoding NADH-quinone oxidoreductase subunit J family protein — encoded protein: MTEAVPSYLSPTGQEIVFLLLGAVAVGSALLVVTTRQLVHAALWLVVCFGALAGCYLVLTAEFVAWVQVLIYVGAVVVLLLFGIMLTRAPIGRSADLDSGNRLVSALVALATAAILVTVVIDGFRTAYTPLTPGPGAAKELGASIFATWVLPFEALSVLLLAALIGAIVLSRTDIPGGSPPDQTGDSAGNSGRRQTGGSSAPDQTGGH